The Sulfitobacter donghicola DSW-25 = KCTC 12864 = JCM 14565 genome has a segment encoding these proteins:
- a CDS encoding DegT/DnrJ/EryC1/StrS family aminotransferase produces MNEVFKGRFTQQEPIPEAGIEAAVAVMRHGRLHRYNTIEGEVAQTVLLEQEFAAKVGAKYCLAVASGGYALATALRAVGVKTGDRVLTNAFTLAPVPGAIAAVGGVPVFVGVTPSLVLDLDDLAAKVDQSDVLLLSHMRGHLCDMERLMQICDAAGVTVIEDCAHTMGAAWNGKASGTWGKVGCYSCQTYKHMNAGEGGLFVTDDAEVAARAIMYSGSYMLYERHLAGPPSEVFEDIRYETPNISGRMDNLRAAILRPQLEDLDRQCARWNERYYALEEALRDTAGLTVIDRPKEEHIVGSSIQFLLADWPEGAVTDLLARCGARGVELKWFGGAEPVGFTSRYDSWRYVDAPRMPESDKVLAGIIDMRVPLTFSLEDCAQIARIIREEVSRIYQSIE; encoded by the coding sequence ATGAACGAGGTGTTTAAGGGACGCTTTACCCAGCAAGAGCCCATTCCCGAAGCGGGCATTGAGGCCGCCGTTGCCGTAATGCGCCATGGCCGCTTGCACCGCTATAACACGATTGAGGGTGAAGTGGCGCAGACTGTGCTGCTAGAGCAGGAGTTTGCAGCAAAAGTTGGGGCCAAATACTGTCTTGCGGTTGCGTCTGGGGGCTATGCTTTGGCCACGGCCTTGCGGGCTGTTGGCGTAAAGACGGGGGATCGGGTTTTAACCAATGCCTTTACGCTTGCGCCTGTGCCTGGTGCCATTGCGGCTGTTGGGGGCGTGCCTGTCTTTGTGGGGGTGACACCTTCGTTGGTGTTGGACCTTGATGATTTGGCGGCGAAGGTGGATCAATCTGACGTTCTCTTGCTAAGCCATATGCGCGGGCATCTATGTGATATGGAGCGTCTGATGCAGATTTGTGATGCGGCAGGCGTTACCGTGATCGAAGATTGCGCCCATACGATGGGTGCCGCATGGAACGGCAAGGCCTCGGGGACATGGGGGAAGGTTGGCTGTTATTCCTGTCAGACCTACAAACATATGAACGCGGGCGAGGGCGGTCTGTTTGTGACCGATGATGCCGAGGTGGCCGCGCGGGCGATCATGTATTCGGGCTCTTATATGCTGTATGAACGTCACTTGGCGGGGCCGCCATCGGAGGTGTTCGAGGATATCCGCTATGAAACGCCCAATATTTCGGGCCGGATGGACAATCTGCGCGCTGCGATCCTGCGCCCCCAGCTAGAGGATCTGGACCGCCAGTGTGCGCGTTGGAACGAAAGATATTATGCGCTGGAAGAGGCGCTGCGGGATACTGCTGGCCTAACGGTGATTGATCGCCCGAAGGAAGAGCACATTGTCGGCTCTTCGATCCAATTTCTTCTGGCTGATTGGCCAGAAGGGGCTGTAACCGACCTGCTTGCGCGGTGTGGCGCGCGCGGGGTCGAGCTGAAATGGTTTGGCGGGGCTGAACCCGTTGGCTTTACCAGCCGCTATGACAGTTGGCGCTATGTTGATGCCCCTCGGATGCCAGAAAGCGATAAGGTTCTGGCTGGCATCATTGATATGCGCGTGCCACTGACCTTTAGCCTAGAAGACTGTGCGCAGATCGCGCGGATCATCCGCGAAGAAGTCAGCCGGATCTATCAATCTATTGAGTGA
- a CDS encoding AMP-binding protein, translating into MQPMLPGLDGEGRWSIPARLNMARQCLAQPDEALAVIDLTGTGRRDVTFGALGEMVDGLARALSLKVQAGDRVGVLLSQSPWCVAAHLAIWKIGAISVPLFKLFRHDALEARLTDSGTGLVLTDEEGAELLGDLAEAWMADQVGVAGEPVAFADTAADDPAVLIYTSGTTGSAKGALHGHRVLTGHLPGVATSHDFLGQEDDCLWTPADWAWIGGLFDVAMPALALGVPVVAARMAKFDVETCRSIIQQGNVRNVFFPPTALRMLKAADAQISGLRSVASGGEPLGAQMLAWGRKAFGVEINEFYGQTECNMVASSCGAAFEARAGCIGKAVQGFELAVLDNGLPTTGEGEVAVKRGAASMMIEYWQRPVETAQKFEGDWMLTGDRGIWEGDYLRFVGREDDVITSSGYRIGPAEIEDCLLTHPAVSTVGVVGKPDALRTEIVKAYVVLKQGQEATEQVLKDWVKERLAGYSYPREVTFLDALPMTVTGKVIRRELKARAVSEGAR; encoded by the coding sequence ATGCAGCCAATGTTGCCGGGTCTTGATGGAGAGGGGCGCTGGAGCATTCCGGCGCGTCTCAATATGGCGCGGCAATGTTTGGCGCAGCCTGATGAGGCCTTGGCGGTTATTGATCTGACTGGCACGGGGCGACGGGATGTAACCTTTGGCGCGCTGGGCGAGATGGTCGATGGTTTGGCGCGGGCGTTATCGCTCAAGGTGCAGGCGGGTGATCGCGTTGGCGTATTGCTGAGCCAAAGCCCGTGGTGTGTGGCCGCCCATTTAGCGATCTGGAAGATTGGCGCGATTTCCGTGCCTTTGTTCAAACTGTTTCGCCATGACGCATTAGAGGCGCGATTGACGGATTCTGGAACTGGGCTGGTCCTGACGGATGAAGAAGGCGCAGAACTGTTGGGCGATTTGGCCGAGGCGTGGATGGCGGATCAGGTGGGCGTTGCGGGAGAGCCTGTGGCGTTTGCTGATACGGCGGCGGATGATCCCGCAGTTTTGATCTATACCTCTGGCACAACAGGATCGGCCAAAGGTGCGCTGCACGGGCACCGCGTTCTAACAGGGCACCTTCCAGGCGTTGCCACCAGCCATGATTTTTTGGGCCAAGAGGATGATTGCCTGTGGACGCCTGCGGATTGGGCGTGGATCGGTGGGCTGTTTGATGTGGCCATGCCAGCCCTTGCGCTGGGCGTGCCTGTGGTTGCGGCGCGGATGGCTAAGTTCGATGTCGAAACCTGCCGTTCGATCATCCAGCAGGGCAACGTGCGCAATGTGTTCTTTCCACCAACGGCACTGCGCATGCTAAAGGCGGCAGATGCCCAGATTAGCGGGTTAAGGTCTGTCGCAAGTGGGGGAGAGCCACTGGGCGCACAGATGTTGGCATGGGGGCGAAAGGCCTTTGGTGTCGAGATCAACGAATTCTATGGCCAAACGGAATGCAACATGGTGGCCAGCAGCTGTGGCGCCGCCTTTGAGGCGCGTGCAGGTTGCATCGGGAAGGCTGTTCAGGGGTTTGAATTGGCTGTGCTGGATAATGGCCTGCCTACAACAGGCGAAGGCGAAGTTGCCGTGAAACGCGGCGCGGCCTCTATGATGATCGAGTATTGGCAGCGCCCTGTGGAAACGGCGCAAAAGTTTGAGGGGGATTGGATGCTCACCGGTGATCGCGGGATCTGGGAGGGCGACTATCTGCGCTTTGTGGGCCGTGAGGATGACGTGATTACCTCCAGCGGCTATCGCATTGGCCCTGCCGAGATCGAGGATTGCCTGTTGACCCACCCAGCGGTGTCCACTGTGGGGGTCGTCGGCAAACCAGATGCGCTGCGCACCGAAATCGTAAAAGCCTATGTCGTGTTGAAGCAGGGGCAAGAGGCAACAGAACAGGTCTTGAAAGATTGGGTCAAAGAGCGGCTGGCGGGGTATTCATACCCGCGCGAAGTTACATTCCTTGACGCGCTGCCGATGACTGTCACGGGAAAAGTGATCCGTCGGGAGCTAAAGGCGCGGGCTGTTTCCGAGGGGGCTCGATGA
- a CDS encoding HAD-IA family hydrolase, producing the protein MKTVVFDLDGTMADTSGDLIAAANACFRDMGAGDLLDPIKDAGTALRGGRAMLRLGVQRMGRTADDPLIDEYYQALLDHYARDIDTHTRLYEGVMEAVEALKARGYLVAICTNKPEALARELLTRLGILDSFAAMLGADSLPVRKPDPEHLLETVRRAGGNPEQCVLVGDSDTDRNTSKAANVPSILVTFGPSGEDMAALKPEALLERYADLPDVVEKLLGKA; encoded by the coding sequence ATGAAGACAGTGGTATTCGATCTGGACGGTACAATGGCCGATACAAGCGGAGATTTAATCGCTGCGGCCAATGCGTGTTTCCGCGATATGGGAGCGGGTGATCTGCTGGACCCGATCAAGGATGCAGGCACGGCGCTGCGCGGTGGGCGCGCGATGCTGCGTTTGGGCGTGCAGCGAATGGGCCGTACGGCCGATGATCCGCTGATTGATGAATATTATCAGGCGCTTCTGGATCATTATGCGCGCGATATTGATACCCATACACGCCTTTACGAGGGGGTGATGGAGGCTGTTGAAGCCCTAAAGGCACGCGGATATCTGGTGGCGATCTGCACGAATAAGCCAGAAGCACTCGCGCGTGAGTTGCTGACCCGCCTTGGTATATTGGATAGCTTTGCCGCGATGTTGGGGGCTGATAGTTTGCCCGTGCGCAAACCTGATCCCGAACACCTGCTTGAAACCGTGCGGCGCGCGGGGGGAAACCCTGAACAATGTGTTCTGGTTGGCGATAGCGATACGGATCGAAATACCTCAAAGGCCGCAAATGTCCCCTCTATCTTGGTGACATTCGGACCTTCAGGAGAGGATATGGCCGCGCTAAAGCCAGAAGCCTTGTTAGAACGCTATGCAGACCTGCCCGATGTGGTCGAGAAATTATTGGGAAAGGCCTAA
- a CDS encoding ASCH domain-containing protein — protein sequence MTKTLQEIIDANPEAETFRFGDSAELCAEILNLVRSGVKTATCDAASAYGQGGDAWPEVGRRDVALNWDGTPAVMVETVAVFTRRFNEMDAAFVKEQGEFRDLEHWRNGYKAYFQRNGGFSEDMKLMCERFKVIEDFA from the coding sequence ATGACAAAGACTTTACAAGAGATCATTGATGCCAACCCCGAGGCGGAAACCTTTCGGTTTGGCGATTCCGCCGAACTCTGCGCCGAGATCCTGAATTTGGTGCGCAGTGGCGTGAAAACAGCAACCTGCGATGCGGCCTCGGCCTATGGTCAGGGCGGCGATGCATGGCCCGAAGTCGGCCGCCGTGACGTTGCGCTAAACTGGGACGGCACACCTGCTGTTATGGTTGAAACGGTCGCGGTCTTCACCCGCCGCTTCAATGAAATGGATGCCGCGTTTGTCAAAGAACAGGGAGAATTCCGCGACCTTGAGCACTGGCGAAACGGGTACAAGGCCTATTTCCAGCGCAACGGCGGGTTCTCTGAGGATATGAAGCTGATGTGTGAACGGTTCAAAGTGATAGAGGATTTTGCCTGA
- a CDS encoding glutathione S-transferase family protein: MIILHHCPQTRSMRSLWLLHELGVDFEVKEYPFDKTLRSEEFLAKNPAGRVPALELDGEAIFETGAITEVLCERFSPDGMGRPAGHAERAQWLIWVHFAETISQHSAALTQQHVALRDDSMRSPIVMKLEAARLKKCYAALEGRLAGRDYLLDGGFSAADVSVGQAVYMARYFAHLDGFDALASWYDRISEREAFKASLPGDNILFTQRFFAPWELPA, from the coding sequence ATGATTATCCTGCATCACTGCCCCCAAACGAGGTCGATGCGCAGCCTTTGGTTGCTGCATGAGCTAGGCGTTGATTTTGAGGTGAAGGAATATCCCTTCGACAAAACCCTACGCTCGGAAGAGTTTCTGGCGAAAAACCCAGCAGGCCGTGTCCCTGCGCTGGAACTGGACGGTGAGGCGATCTTTGAGACAGGCGCGATCACCGAGGTTTTGTGTGAACGTTTCTCTCCCGATGGGATGGGGCGGCCCGCAGGCCATGCTGAGCGTGCGCAATGGCTGATCTGGGTCCATTTCGCGGAAACGATCAGCCAGCATTCGGCTGCGCTGACCCAGCAACACGTCGCCTTGCGCGATGACAGCATGCGCAGCCCGATTGTGATGAAGCTGGAGGCCGCACGCCTTAAGAAATGCTATGCTGCGCTGGAAGGGCGCCTTGCTGGGCGGGATTACCTGCTGGATGGCGGGTTTTCCGCGGCGGATGTATCTGTCGGGCAGGCGGTCTATATGGCGCGCTATTTTGCCCATCTGGATGGCTTCGACGCACTTGCCTCTTGGTACGATCGGATCTCGGAAAGGGAGGCGTTCAAAGCGTCTCTTCCGGGGGACAATATCTTGTTCACCCAGAGGTTTTTCGCACCTTGGGAACTGCCCGCCTAA
- a CDS encoding acyl-CoA dehydrogenase family protein, translated as MFNAVMKFDLGEDVQDMREMVHRWAQERVRPMANSIDAENLFPADLWQEMGGLGMLGMTVDEAFGGTGMGYLAHTVAVEEVARASASVSLSYGAHSNLCVNQISLNGTPEQKAKYLPKLCSGEHVGALAMSETTAGSDVVSMKLHAEKRNDHFRLSGNKYWITNGCDADTLVVYAKTDKDAGSKGITAFLIEKSMKGFTTSQHFDKLGMRGSNTAELIFDDCEVPFENVLGEEGRGVAVLMSGLDYERVVLAGIGLGLMAACLDEIMPYMVERKQFGQPIGSFQLMQGKMADMYTAMNSARAYVYEVAKACDRGDVTRADAAACCLYASEQAMVQAHQAVQAMGGAGYLSDNPVARIFRDAKLMEIGAGTSEVRRMLVGREMMAAMS; from the coding sequence ATGTTTAACGCAGTGATGAAGTTCGACTTGGGCGAAGATGTGCAGGATATGCGCGAAATGGTACACCGCTGGGCGCAAGAGCGCGTGCGGCCCATGGCTAACAGCATAGATGCGGAAAACCTCTTTCCAGCTGATCTTTGGCAGGAGATGGGCGGCCTTGGCATGTTGGGCATGACCGTTGATGAGGCATTCGGCGGCACTGGCATGGGGTATTTGGCCCATACGGTAGCTGTTGAAGAGGTCGCGCGGGCAAGTGCTTCGGTGTCTTTGTCTTACGGTGCGCACTCAAACCTATGTGTGAACCAGATCAGCCTGAATGGCACGCCAGAGCAAAAGGCCAAATACCTTCCCAAGCTGTGTTCAGGAGAGCATGTAGGCGCGCTGGCAATGTCGGAAACAACAGCTGGGTCTGACGTTGTGTCGATGAAGTTGCACGCGGAAAAGCGCAACGACCACTTCCGCCTATCTGGCAATAAATACTGGATCACCAATGGCTGCGACGCCGACACATTGGTTGTCTATGCAAAGACGGATAAGGATGCAGGGTCCAAGGGGATCACCGCCTTTTTGATCGAGAAATCCATGAAGGGTTTCACCACCAGCCAGCATTTTGACAAACTGGGGATGCGCGGATCAAACACGGCCGAGCTGATTTTTGACGATTGCGAAGTGCCGTTTGAAAACGTTCTGGGCGAAGAGGGGCGCGGTGTTGCGGTTCTGATGTCTGGTCTGGATTATGAGCGCGTCGTGCTTGCGGGGATCGGGCTTGGCCTGATGGCCGCCTGTCTGGATGAGATCATGCCCTATATGGTTGAGCGCAAACAATTCGGCCAGCCAATCGGTAGCTTCCAGCTGATGCAGGGAAAGATGGCTGATATGTACACGGCCATGAACTCGGCCCGTGCCTATGTTTACGAGGTTGCCAAAGCCTGCGATCGCGGGGACGTGACCCGCGCTGACGCAGCGGCGTGCTGCCTCTATGCCTCTGAGCAGGCGATGGTTCAGGCTCACCAAGCGGTTCAGGCCATGGGCGGTGCGGGCTATTTGTCGGACAACCCTGTTGCGCGCATCTTCCGCGATGCCAAGCTGATGGAAATCGGTGCGGGCACGTCGGAGGTGCGCCGCATGTTGGTTGGCCGTGAAATGATGGCGGCGATGAGCTGA
- a CDS encoding OmpW/AlkL family protein: MKTTFIALAVAALAATSAAAQSQGDFTLGLGIASVVPKSGNGTLAGGAADIGNDVRPTITAEYFVRDNLGIELLAATPFEHDINIDGLGFAGTTQQLPPTLSLNYHFPTNSAFKPYIGAGINYTAFFKEESSLGTLELEDGFGFAVQVGMDYELKNGSALRANLRWIDIDSEATLDGASIGEAEIDPYVLNFAYVMKF; this comes from the coding sequence ATGAAGACAACATTCATCGCACTCGCTGTTGCAGCACTGGCTGCAACCTCTGCCGCCGCCCAATCCCAAGGTGATTTCACCCTTGGTCTGGGTATTGCATCGGTTGTTCCGAAATCCGGCAACGGCACGCTTGCGGGCGGCGCTGCGGATATTGGTAACGACGTTCGCCCGACCATCACCGCAGAATATTTTGTCCGCGACAATCTGGGTATCGAATTGTTGGCCGCGACCCCGTTTGAGCATGACATCAACATTGACGGGCTCGGTTTTGCCGGAACAACCCAGCAACTGCCGCCGACACTCTCGCTTAACTACCACTTCCCGACCAATAGCGCGTTCAAGCCCTATATCGGTGCTGGCATCAACTACACCGCTTTCTTCAAAGAGGAATCTTCGCTTGGCACGCTTGAGCTGGAAGACGGTTTTGGGTTCGCCGTTCAGGTTGGTATGGACTATGAGCTGAAAAACGGCTCTGCCCTGCGTGCAAACCTGCGCTGGATCGACATCGACTCCGAGGCGACCCTTGACGGGGCATCCATCGGCGAAGCCGAGATCGACCCCTATGTGTTGAACTTTGCCTATGTGATGAAGTTCTAA
- a CDS encoding hydroxymethylglutaryl-CoA lyase: MDLGPCEIFEVGPRDGLQNEARDIPVSEKIALVDKLSEAGFSRIECASFVSPKWVPQMAGSGDVLAGITRKAGVRYAALTPNMRGYTDAVAAKADEIAIFASASEGFSQKNINASIEESIERFAPILEEARHIDLPVRGYVSCVVECPYDGVVSPDQVAKVADKLFSMGCYEVSLGDTIGAGTPDSIARMLLAVRDVVPVGRLAGHYHDTNGHALENIDASLSLGVRVFDAAVGGLGGCPYAPGASGNVATEAVAAHLATLGYDTGLDPEIIAQAADMARAMRS, from the coding sequence ATGGATCTGGGACCTTGTGAAATTTTCGAAGTCGGCCCACGGGACGGTTTGCAAAACGAAGCCCGCGATATTCCAGTGTCTGAAAAGATCGCTCTGGTAGACAAGCTGAGCGAGGCAGGGTTTTCGCGGATCGAATGCGCCAGCTTTGTCTCGCCTAAATGGGTGCCGCAAATGGCGGGCTCTGGCGATGTGCTGGCGGGGATCACCCGCAAGGCGGGCGTGCGCTATGCGGCGCTGACCCCCAATATGCGCGGTTATACGGATGCTGTGGCCGCCAAAGCGGATGAGATCGCCATTTTCGCCAGCGCGTCCGAGGGGTTTTCGCAAAAGAATATCAACGCCTCGATCGAGGAAAGCATCGAACGCTTTGCGCCGATCCTAGAAGAAGCGCGCCATATTGATCTGCCCGTGCGCGGCTATGTCTCTTGCGTGGTAGAATGCCCCTATGACGGTGTCGTGTCCCCCGATCAGGTGGCCAAGGTCGCAGACAAGCTGTTTTCGATGGGCTGCTATGAGGTCTCGCTGGGCGATACCATCGGGGCAGGGACGCCCGATAGCATTGCGCGGATGCTGCTGGCGGTGCGTGATGTGGTGCCAGTGGGCCGTTTGGCGGGGCATTACCACGATACAAACGGGCACGCGCTGGAAAACATTGACGCTTCGCTGAGCCTTGGCGTGCGGGTGTTTGATGCAGCTGTTGGGGGCTTGGGCGGTTGCCCTTATGCGCCGGGCGCGTCGGGCAATGTGGCAACCGAAGCGGTCGCGGCCCATCTGGCGACGCTGGGGTATGACACAGGGTTGGACCCTGAGATCATTGCACAAGCGGCGGATATGGCCCGCGCCATGCGCAGCTAG
- a CDS encoding acetyl/propionyl/methylcrotonyl-CoA carboxylase subunit alpha, which yields MFDTILIANRGEIACRVIETAQAMGVRCVAVYSDADAAAKHVALADVAVHIGGSAPAESYLRGDVIIQTALDTGAQAIHPGYGFLSENPDFVDAVEAAGLTFIGPSADAIRAMGLKDAAKALMIEAGVPVVPGYHGSDQSNVLLAEEAGKIGYPVLIKAVAGGGGKGMRLVEEAGSFAEALASARSEAQTAFGNADVLVEKFVSQPRHIEVQVFGDGKTAVHLFERDCSLQRRHQKVIEEAPAPGMTEEMRAAMGEAGVRAAKAIGYKGAGTVEFIVDGSGGLKADGFFFMEMNTRLQVEHPVTEAITGVDLVEWQLRVAAGEAMPKAQDELTINGHSFEARLYAEDVPKGFLPATGTLTHLAFDPDCRADSGVRSGDTISPFYDPMIAKVIVHGPTRDVALARLRKALAGAEVAGTVTNLAFLGALAAHGGFRAGEVDTGLIARDIDALTNQPAVAPRHVALAGMAALNILQGGAEVGFSLWDPLLRQVTLEWAGEAHLIKVEVQGPDQQLWHIQDEEIQARRVGGQWQIGGQPAPKVSIAGDRITVFDGYGLIFDRLDLLMQGGGAQGDGNLIEAPMPGLVREVFAAVGQQVSKGDKLAILEAMKMEHSLLAARDGVVAEVLAAAGDQVEAGAALVRLEAEAEAA from the coding sequence ATGTTTGATACGATCTTGATTGCTAACCGTGGCGAGATTGCTTGCCGTGTCATCGAAACAGCTCAAGCTATGGGCGTGCGTTGCGTTGCGGTTTATTCCGATGCGGATGCTGCGGCGAAACATGTGGCGCTGGCGGATGTGGCGGTGCATATCGGCGGCTCTGCCCCCGCAGAAAGCTATCTGCGCGGTGACGTGATCATCCAAACCGCGCTGGACACAGGCGCGCAGGCGATCCACCCGGGCTATGGCTTTTTGTCAGAAAACCCCGATTTCGTTGACGCGGTTGAGGCCGCTGGCCTTACCTTCATCGGGCCAAGCGCGGATGCCATTCGCGCCATGGGCCTAAAAGACGCGGCCAAGGCCCTGATGATCGAGGCAGGAGTGCCCGTTGTGCCGGGATACCACGGCAGCGATCAATCAAATGTTCTACTGGCCGAAGAGGCGGGCAAGATCGGCTATCCTGTATTGATCAAAGCGGTTGCAGGCGGCGGCGGCAAGGGCATGCGCCTTGTCGAAGAGGCGGGCAGCTTTGCCGAGGCGCTGGCCAGTGCGCGTTCCGAGGCACAAACCGCCTTTGGCAATGCGGATGTGCTGGTTGAGAAATTCGTCAGCCAGCCCCGCCACATCGAGGTGCAGGTGTTTGGTGACGGTAAGACCGCTGTGCATCTGTTTGAACGTGACTGTTCGCTTCAGCGCCGCCACCAAAAGGTGATCGAAGAGGCCCCAGCCCCTGGTATGACCGAAGAAATGCGCGCCGCTATGGGCGAGGCAGGCGTGCGCGCCGCCAAGGCCATCGGGTACAAAGGGGCAGGGACGGTTGAGTTCATCGTTGATGGTTCTGGTGGGCTCAAGGCGGACGGGTTCTTCTTTATGGAGATGAACACCCGCTTGCAGGTGGAACATCCTGTGACCGAGGCCATCACCGGCGTTGATCTGGTCGAATGGCAATTGCGCGTCGCAGCAGGCGAGGCGATGCCCAAAGCCCAAGACGAGCTGACGATCAACGGCCATTCGTTTGAGGCGCGTCTCTATGCCGAAGATGTGCCAAAAGGGTTCTTGCCCGCAACAGGCACCCTGACACATCTGGCCTTTGATCCAGACTGCCGTGCCGATAGCGGCGTGCGCAGCGGGGACACCATCAGCCCCTTTTATGATCCCATGATCGCCAAAGTTATCGTACATGGCCCAACCCGCGATGTGGCTCTTGCACGGCTACGCAAAGCGCTAGCTGGGGCCGAGGTCGCTGGAACCGTGACGAACCTAGCCTTCTTGGGCGCGCTGGCCGCGCATGGTGGTTTTCGCGCAGGCGAGGTGGATACCGGCCTGATCGCGCGTGATATTGATGCGCTTACAAACCAGCCCGCTGTGGCGCCCCGCCATGTTGCACTGGCAGGTATGGCTGCGCTGAACATCCTACAAGGCGGTGCTGAAGTTGGCTTTTCCCTATGGGATCCCTTGTTGCGTCAGGTGACCCTAGAATGGGCAGGTGAGGCGCATTTGATCAAGGTTGAGGTCCAAGGACCTGATCAACAGCTGTGGCATATTCAGGATGAAGAAATCCAAGCGCGGCGTGTAGGGGGCCAGTGGCAAATTGGCGGCCAACCAGCGCCCAAAGTCTCTATCGCGGGGGATCGGATCACCGTGTTTGACGGCTATGGGCTGATCTTTGATCGTCTTGATCTGTTGATGCAAGGCGGTGGTGCGCAGGGTGACGGGAACCTGATCGAGGCACCGATGCCCGGATTGGTGCGCGAAGTTTTTGCCGCTGTTGGGCAGCAGGTGAGCAAAGGCGACAAGCTGGCCATTCTGGAAGCCATGAAGATGGAGCACAGCCTGTTGGCGGCGCGCGATGGTGTTGTGGCCGAAGTGCTGGCAGCGGCGGGTGATCAGGTCGAAGCGGGGGCGGCATTGGTGCGCTTAGAAGCAGAGGCTGAAGCGGCATGA
- a CDS encoding carboxyl transferase domain-containing protein gives MKLTSQALPSSEAFKSNTAAHLEALEQVREAAQAAALGGGQKSRDRHLSRGKMLPRERVANLLDAGSPFLEVGAVAAHGLYGGAAPCAGVIAGVGTVQGQEVMVICNDATVKGGTYYPMTVKKHLRAQEIAEENNLPCVYLVDSGGANLPNQDEVFPDRDHFGRIFYNQARMSGKGIPQIAVVMGSCTAGGAYVPAMSDVTIIVKEQGTIFLAGPPLVKAATGEVVSAEDLGGGDVHTRLSGVADYLAEDDAHALELARRAVGYLNRKRPTTVQWESVEEPAYDPDEILGVVPADLRTPYDIREVIARTVDGSRFDEFKPRFGETLVTGFAHVKGCPVGIVANNGVLFSEAAQKGAHFVELCSQRGIPLVFLQNITGFMVGRKYENEGIARHGAKMVTAVACTNVPKITMLVGGSFGAGNYGMAGRAYSPRFLWTWPNSRISVMGGAQAAGVLATVKRDAIERQGGEWSADEEAAFKQPTIDMFEEQSHPLYASSRLWDDGIIDPRKTRDTLFLSLSASLNASIEETKFGIFRM, from the coding sequence ATGAAACTCACATCACAGGCGTTGCCCTCTTCCGAAGCTTTCAAATCCAACACAGCAGCCCATCTGGAGGCGCTGGAACAGGTGCGCGAAGCGGCCCAAGCTGCGGCGCTGGGCGGGGGGCAAAAATCGCGCGATCGGCACCTGAGCCGTGGCAAGATGCTACCGCGCGAGCGGGTGGCGAACCTGTTGGATGCAGGCAGCCCGTTTCTGGAGGTTGGCGCGGTTGCAGCCCATGGGCTGTATGGTGGTGCCGCGCCTTGTGCGGGTGTGATTGCAGGTGTGGGCACCGTGCAGGGCCAAGAGGTGATGGTGATTTGTAACGACGCCACGGTTAAGGGCGGCACCTATTACCCGATGACCGTGAAAAAGCACCTGCGCGCCCAAGAGATCGCCGAGGAAAACAACCTCCCTTGTGTCTACCTTGTGGACAGTGGCGGGGCGAACCTGCCCAACCAAGACGAGGTATTCCCCGACCGCGACCACTTTGGTCGGATTTTCTATAATCAGGCACGGATGAGCGGCAAGGGCATTCCCCAGATCGCCGTTGTGATGGGCTCTTGTACCGCTGGGGGCGCCTATGTGCCTGCCATGTCGGATGTGACGATCATTGTAAAAGAGCAGGGGACGATCTTCCTTGCTGGTCCGCCGCTGGTTAAGGCGGCGACAGGTGAGGTTGTGAGCGCCGAAGATCTGGGCGGCGGCGATGTTCATACGCGCCTGTCTGGCGTGGCGGATTATCTGGCAGAGGATGATGCGCATGCATTAGAGCTTGCGCGGCGCGCGGTTGGCTACCTCAACCGCAAACGCCCCACAACAGTTCAGTGGGAAAGCGTCGAAGAGCCCGCCTATGACCCCGATGAAATCCTTGGGGTGGTGCCTGCAGACCTGCGCACGCCCTATGACATCCGCGAAGTCATTGCGCGCACGGTTGACGGCAGCCGCTTTGACGAATTCAAACCGCGCTTTGGCGAAACACTGGTCACGGGGTTTGCCCATGTCAAAGGTTGCCCTGTCGGGATTGTCGCCAATAACGGTGTGTTGTTTTCAGAAGCCGCCCAAAAGGGTGCACATTTCGTCGAGCTATGCTCGCAGCGCGGCATTCCGCTGGTTTTCTTGCAAAACATCACAGGCTTTATGGTGGGGCGCAAATACGAAAACGAAGGCATCGCGCGCCACGGCGCCAAGATGGTAACAGCCGTTGCTTGTACCAACGTGCCAAAGATCACCATGCTGGTTGGTGGCTCGTTCGGGGCGGGCAACTATGGCATGGCGGGGCGCGCCTATAGCCCGCGTTTCTTGTGGACATGGCCCAACAGCCGCATTTCCGTTATGGGTGGTGCGCAGGCGGCGGGTGTTCTGGCTACGGTGAAACGTGACGCGATTGAACGGCAGGGCGGCGAATGGTCAGCGGATGAAGAGGCGGCGTTTAAACAGCCCACGATTGATATGTTCGAAGAACAGTCCCACCCGCTTTATGCTTCATCCCGCCTGTGGGATGACGGGATCATTGATCCACGCAAAACCCGCGATACGTTGTTCCTCAGCCTGTCTGCCAGCCTGAATGCCTCAATTGAAGAAACCAAATTTGGCATCTTCCGGATGTAA